One Limibacter armeniacum DNA window includes the following coding sequences:
- the hemA gene encoding glutamyl-tRNA reductase, protein MMKQLRSISISHKTASLELRESYLLSDSTRMALNNKILSSFDDVSGLMIISTCNRTEIYFESSSTSANELLDYLILFINPDHHQENQRHLFEVHDSTINAAQHLLYVANGLSSAVLGDNQIISQVKQAFWFALEHKTQGSVLERAMQATFRSHKRIVNETSFHSGSTSTAYMALKLIEEGLGKSNLSNQKLLIIGAGQISTEVLQYLPKFPFSEVYISNRTLEKAEKLANTYGIKMYAWDNVKKNDFSEFDAVISAVSNRKDLIKTVQKSKQSKVMVDLAFPANINPLIGKQENVSVFNLDDLNSQSELTSLERTNATSSVHEIIESEILILENWMRQHQLRKFSHLFCQTQSTLQQFTYNDSQNSLVQARLTK, encoded by the coding sequence ATGATGAAACAACTACGGAGCATCAGTATATCACACAAAACCGCATCACTTGAGCTAAGAGAGTCCTATCTACTGAGTGACTCTACCAGAATGGCGCTCAATAATAAAATACTCAGCTCTTTTGATGATGTTTCAGGTCTAATGATTATTTCAACCTGCAACAGAACCGAGATATACTTTGAGTCTTCTAGTACATCAGCTAATGAACTGCTCGACTACCTTATCTTATTTATTAACCCTGACCACCATCAGGAAAACCAGCGTCACCTTTTTGAGGTACATGACTCAACCATTAATGCTGCCCAACACTTGCTATATGTAGCCAATGGGTTGTCATCTGCTGTATTGGGTGACAATCAAATCATCTCTCAAGTTAAACAGGCTTTTTGGTTTGCTCTGGAGCATAAAACACAGGGCTCTGTACTGGAAAGAGCCATGCAGGCAACATTCAGAAGTCACAAACGAATCGTTAATGAAACCAGTTTTCACAGCGGTTCTACATCCACTGCCTATATGGCGCTCAAGTTAATTGAAGAAGGTCTTGGCAAAAGTAATTTAAGTAACCAAAAGCTTTTGATTATTGGTGCAGGACAGATTTCAACCGAAGTGCTTCAATACCTTCCTAAGTTTCCTTTCTCAGAAGTTTACATCAGTAACCGAACATTGGAAAAAGCAGAAAAGCTAGCAAACACATATGGCATTAAGATGTACGCTTGGGATAACGTAAAGAAGAATGACTTTTCGGAGTTTGATGCTGTCATTTCAGCAGTAAGTAACCGTAAGGACTTGATCAAAACGGTTCAGAAAAGTAAGCAGTCAAAAGTAATGGTAGATTTGGCTTTTCCTGCCAATATCAATCCTCTAATTGGCAAGCAGGAAAATGTATCGGTTTTTAACTTGGATGACCTCAATTCACAATCAGAACTGACCTCTTTGGAAAGGACTAATGCGACTTCCAGTGTACATGAAATTATTGAGTCAGAAATCTTGATTCTAGAAAATTGGATGCGTCAACATCAGCTTAGGAAATTTTCACATCTATTCTGCCAAACACAAAGCACCTTACAGCAGTTTACCTACAATGACTCTCAAAACAGCCTAGTTCAGGCTAGACTAACCAAATAA
- a CDS encoding ankyrin repeat domain-containing protein, whose product MKQILTIVLTFFSFSLMAQEGDDIFEACRSGNLAEVKAMYNKDPDTLNSVGYKGYTPLILAVYNNRPEIVDFLLSKKVDVNTKANSGNTALIGATLRGYVYLVDKLIKAGADINQQNNDGATALTFAVNFGNTTIAEALIDMGANPHLADNSGKSPHDYAVFEENQTMIDLLKKGGSKQ is encoded by the coding sequence ATGAAACAAATACTAACAATTGTACTTACGTTCTTTTCTTTTTCTTTAATGGCTCAAGAAGGTGATGATATTTTTGAAGCATGCAGAAGCGGTAACCTGGCAGAGGTGAAAGCCATGTATAATAAAGACCCTGACACACTAAACAGTGTCGGCTATAAAGGGTATACGCCACTTATTTTGGCTGTATATAATAACCGACCAGAAATTGTGGATTTTCTTCTGAGTAAAAAAGTCGATGTAAATACCAAGGCTAACTCAGGTAATACAGCCTTGATCGGTGCCACTTTAAGAGGGTATGTTTATCTGGTGGATAAGCTTATTAAAGCTGGAGCCGATATCAATCAGCAAAATAACGATGGTGCTACAGCCCTGACATTTGCTGTAAACTTTGGTAACACCACCATTGCAGAAGCGCTTATTGATATGGGGGCTAATCCACACCTTGCTGACAACAGTGGCAAAAGTCCACATGACTATGCTGTATTTGAAGAAAACCAAACCATGATTGACCTTCTCAAAAAAGGAGGCTCAAAGCAATAA
- a CDS encoding GNAT family N-acetyltransferase → MNNWFGQITLDGEKVSLSPLNTTHREALMEAAADGKLWELWFTSVPSEEGVDNYILSALKAWENNKAHPFVVKDKQSGKVIGSTRYCNADPDNRRLEIGFTWYAQSYQRTGVNTECKYLLLKYAFEALDCIAVEFKTNWHNHRSKTAIQRLGAKQDGILRNHRINADGSLRDTVIYSITREEWVNVKKSLEYEMKKYH, encoded by the coding sequence ATGAATAACTGGTTTGGTCAAATAACTTTGGATGGAGAAAAAGTATCCCTTTCTCCTCTAAACACAACGCATAGGGAGGCGCTGATGGAAGCTGCTGCCGATGGTAAACTTTGGGAGTTGTGGTTTACTTCAGTGCCATCGGAGGAAGGAGTCGATAACTATATATTGAGTGCACTGAAGGCATGGGAGAATAATAAGGCTCACCCTTTTGTGGTGAAGGACAAGCAATCGGGAAAAGTGATTGGTTCAACAAGATACTGTAATGCAGACCCTGATAATAGAAGGTTGGAGATCGGATTTACTTGGTATGCCCAAAGCTATCAACGAACTGGAGTAAATACAGAGTGCAAATATCTTTTGCTGAAATATGCTTTTGAAGCGTTGGACTGTATCGCTGTAGAATTCAAAACCAATTGGCATAATCATCGCTCAAAGACTGCCATCCAAAGATTGGGAGCCAAACAGGATGGTATTTTGCGTAATCATAGGATCAATGCTGATGGTAGTTTGAGAGATACTGTTATCTACTCCATAACAAGAGAGGAGTGGGTAAATGTCAAAAAGTCGTTGGAGTATGAAATGAAAAAGTATCACTAA
- a CDS encoding SusC/RagA family TonB-linked outer membrane protein, with protein sequence MKMKFLMLCSILLLSLHAFAQDPNTYKGQVNDATTNEPLPGVNIKVQGTNTGTVTDFNGKFSLKAKEGDILVFSYIGYLQQEVTLGNQTALTISFEPNVQEMEEVVVTAFGMERKTKALGYSVTEVSGEDLTTIKEPNMMNSLSGKIAGVQINRSSGGAGGSSRVVIRGNNSLSGSNQPLFIVDGVPIDNTSNSVTSLKNVAIDYGDGIADLNSDDIETISVLKGPAAAALYGTRAAGGVILINTKTGVKREGIGVEINSNVTFDFPMLLWNLQNSYGVGNEGSINDGTPTTVVGTDWNATSSWGPKFGSGVNSYIDFDGETKSYQGYENNVKDFFQNGLTLTNGVALSGGNEISDFRISYTNLQNNGITKGSEFDRNMLTFRGRTKLNKKLSADAKLSYMRVEGYNRPVSGENYVNPIYSLVSMPRSLNVNDLKDHQGNVKYKFNPDPLTLNPYYALDEMPNFDEKDRFLGMASVKYEFTEWLSVQGRTGLDFWSADRTSLNFRGEDLNNEMINVRQQVKEMNSDLMLTAERQLTDDLNGKLILGANLLKQTSTSDLMSGAMAYEGVYTVNNLNQPQHTRTELEKEVVSFFAAANFDYMNVLFLDLTARQDASSALPGRTFFYPSVTGAFAFSELMNMDSKLFTFGKVRASFAKVGNDTQPYATSPNLIFSRQDNIVTVSTQSIRPNPDLVPETTSSFEIGTDLRFFDDRLGLDVTYYKATSEDQIYAAQTSEGYRWINGGVIENKGIEFQLTATPVETTNFRWSMTLNAAKNTNKVLEMKDGLTNTLVNDTATPFQVSVIAEEGQPFGQIKGNGFTYDDAGRIVVDANGVPIAKSEQVLGNITPDMTGGFTNTINYKNFTLNAALGAQFGGDVFSGTNMTMHRNGNHADTEAGRENGIQQNAVTEDGNAYTEAVDAQTYWVGVTNNRIAEPFVTDASFVQLREVSLGYALPASLMSKTPFQNITVSVVGRNLGYLYNAAEGVDPQSMAARNIVGVEYLSLPSSRSLGFNINIKL encoded by the coding sequence ATGAAGATGAAATTCCTTATGCTATGCAGCATATTGCTGCTCTCATTGCATGCTTTTGCCCAAGATCCAAATACCTATAAAGGGCAAGTAAATGATGCAACGACCAACGAGCCTTTACCTGGAGTAAATATTAAGGTACAAGGGACAAACACGGGAACAGTTACAGACTTTAATGGTAAGTTCAGCCTGAAAGCAAAAGAAGGTGATATTCTGGTTTTCTCTTATATTGGTTACCTTCAGCAGGAAGTAACGTTGGGAAACCAAACGGCACTTACCATTTCATTTGAGCCTAATGTTCAGGAAATGGAAGAAGTAGTGGTTACCGCTTTTGGTATGGAGAGAAAGACCAAGGCTTTGGGCTACTCTGTTACTGAGGTAAGTGGTGAAGACCTGACCACGATTAAGGAACCCAACATGATGAACTCACTTTCTGGTAAGATTGCCGGTGTGCAGATCAACAGGAGTTCAGGTGGGGCAGGTGGTTCATCTCGTGTGGTGATCAGGGGTAACAACTCACTTTCAGGTTCTAACCAACCATTGTTTATTGTAGATGGTGTGCCAATTGACAACACTTCCAACAGTGTAACAAGCTTGAAAAACGTAGCCATCGATTATGGTGATGGTATTGCTGACCTAAACTCAGATGATATTGAAACCATTTCGGTATTGAAAGGTCCAGCTGCTGCGGCACTTTATGGTACAAGAGCAGCAGGTGGTGTAATCCTGATCAATACCAAAACGGGTGTAAAACGAGAAGGAATTGGTGTGGAAATTAACAGCAACGTCACGTTTGATTTCCCAATGCTGCTTTGGAACCTTCAAAACAGTTATGGTGTAGGTAACGAAGGAAGTATCAATGATGGAACACCAACAACTGTGGTAGGTACTGACTGGAACGCAACATCGAGCTGGGGACCAAAATTTGGAAGTGGCGTTAACAGTTACATTGATTTTGATGGTGAGACAAAGTCTTATCAGGGGTATGAAAACAATGTAAAAGACTTCTTCCAAAACGGTTTGACACTGACAAATGGTGTCGCGCTATCAGGAGGTAATGAAATCTCAGATTTCAGAATTTCTTATACCAACTTACAAAACAATGGTATTACAAAGGGCAGTGAGTTTGACCGAAACATGTTGACTTTCAGAGGTCGTACGAAGTTAAACAAAAAGCTGTCAGCTGATGCAAAGTTAAGTTATATGAGGGTGGAAGGTTATAACCGTCCTGTCAGTGGAGAAAACTATGTAAACCCAATCTACTCTTTGGTGTCAATGCCAAGATCATTGAATGTAAATGACCTGAAGGATCACCAAGGAAATGTAAAATACAAGTTCAACCCTGATCCTTTGACCTTGAACCCTTACTATGCTTTGGATGAAATGCCAAACTTTGATGAGAAGGACCGTTTTCTGGGAATGGCTTCAGTAAAGTATGAGTTTACAGAGTGGTTGAGTGTACAAGGTAGAACAGGTTTGGACTTCTGGTCAGCAGACCGTACTTCTTTAAACTTTAGAGGAGAAGACCTGAATAATGAAATGATCAATGTAAGACAGCAGGTGAAAGAGATGAACTCAGATCTGATGCTGACAGCGGAAAGACAGCTGACAGATGATCTGAATGGTAAATTGATCTTGGGAGCAAACTTGCTGAAGCAGACTTCTACTTCAGACCTGATGAGTGGTGCAATGGCTTATGAAGGAGTTTATACAGTAAACAACCTTAATCAGCCTCAGCATACCCGAACTGAGTTGGAAAAGGAAGTGGTTTCATTTTTTGCGGCTGCCAATTTTGACTACATGAACGTGCTGTTCCTTGACTTGACAGCAAGACAGGATGCTTCTTCGGCACTTCCAGGCAGAACATTCTTTTACCCTTCAGTGACCGGTGCATTTGCATTTAGTGAACTGATGAATATGGACAGCAAGCTCTTCACGTTTGGTAAAGTCAGAGCTTCTTTTGCCAAGGTAGGTAACGATACTCAGCCATATGCTACATCACCAAACCTGATATTCAGCCGTCAGGACAATATTGTAACGGTATCTACACAATCGATCAGACCAAACCCTGATCTTGTTCCAGAAACAACTTCTTCATTTGAAATTGGTACTGACTTGCGCTTCTTCGATGATCGCCTAGGGTTGGATGTAACATATTATAAAGCTACTTCAGAAGATCAGATTTATGCAGCTCAAACTTCGGAAGGTTATAGATGGATCAACGGAGGTGTAATTGAGAATAAAGGTATTGAATTCCAATTGACAGCGACACCAGTTGAGACAACCAATTTCCGTTGGAGCATGACGCTGAATGCGGCTAAAAACACCAATAAAGTATTGGAAATGAAAGATGGCTTGACCAATACATTGGTTAATGATACAGCCACTCCTTTCCAGGTTTCTGTAATCGCAGAAGAAGGTCAGCCTTTCGGGCAGATCAAGGGGAATGGATTTACCTATGATGACGCAGGAAGAATTGTGGTAGATGCCAATGGCGTACCAATTGCGAAATCTGAACAGGTACTGGGTAATATTACACCTGACATGACTGGTGGTTTCACCAATACAATCAATTATAAGAACTTCACTTTGAATGCAGCACTTGGAGCACAGTTTGGTGGAGATGTTTTCTCTGGTACCAATATGACAATGCATAGAAATGGTAACCATGCTGACACAGAAGCTGGCAGAGAAAATGGCATTCAGCAGAATGCAGTAACGGAAGATGGAAATGCTTACACTGAAGCGGTAGATGCGCAGACCTATTGGGTAGGTGTAACTAACAACCGTATTGCGGAGCCATTCGTAACGGATGCATCATTTGTACAGCTAAGAGAAGTAAGCTTGGGGTATGCGCTTCCTGCCTCACTGATGAGTAAGACTCCTTTCCAGAACATTACAGTATCTGTAGTCGGACGAAACCTTGGTTACCTGTACAATGCAGCTGAAGGTGTTGATCCTCAGTCAATGGCAGCTAGAAATATTGTAGGGGTAGAGTACCTGTCCTTACCATCTAGCAGAAGCTTGGGCTTCAACATAAACATCAAACTGTAA
- a CDS encoding SusD/RagB family nutrient-binding outer membrane lipoprotein, protein MKLSYKIKKALIAPALLAAALVACTDDHEEMNINPNGIDISNGLTPEMIGDLVAPLLKTSITSMSSYGHTYVGSGLVTANLANIIYGVPKHQTSVYAEARSNRLQTMYWSNALSTKIRVIQEASDLLEEYEGDEADKAIFEVMKLNEILRLVDTFGVTPFSELGQSLTPKFETQAEVYPVLIEELGQLVDILKSKEGTSVSLASGDLLYEGDYQKWAKFANSLRLRAAVRWHKVSDQASVIQEIMNNPLIEATPEGAFFETVDDESLIWTEIGGMNAANALTRWGDEGKPTAGILNIMTFADEEMANDDPRLNTLFLKTTVVENAGSAYFNNFVSSAAKAEAFYKQWTVTELEAFYSDLLENNADEAGAQKITNAASDAAKWADFSGQWNGPRLGEELSDAEYYDDRVYARLNGVPKYGVWTNATKQGIMLASEVWFLKAEVYANGIVAGDAKTAYLNGIQSNLDYYSVASNAAFEEAVSVAFDDATDKTLPIVQQKLVTLLDNGYEAYAEVRRVGFTKLFVADRDYLKVPKNYVDLPGSESTNNPAGYSSAQDALQNPSNFFWD, encoded by the coding sequence ATGAAATTATCATATAAAATAAAAAAAGCGCTTATCGCTCCTGCTTTACTGGCTGCTGCATTGGTAGCCTGTACAGACGACCATGAGGAAATGAATATCAACCCAAATGGTATTGACATTTCAAATGGTCTGACTCCTGAAATGATTGGTGATTTAGTAGCACCACTGTTAAAGACTTCCATTACTTCCATGTCATCTTATGGACATACTTATGTAGGGAGTGGTTTGGTAACAGCAAACCTTGCTAACATTATTTATGGTGTACCTAAACACCAGACATCAGTATATGCAGAGGCAAGGTCAAACCGTCTGCAAACCATGTACTGGAGTAATGCGCTCAGTACTAAAATCAGGGTAATTCAAGAGGCTTCTGACCTGTTGGAAGAGTATGAAGGTGATGAGGCTGACAAAGCAATTTTTGAAGTGATGAAGCTGAACGAGATTCTTCGTTTGGTAGATACCTTTGGTGTAACACCTTTCTCGGAATTGGGACAGTCTCTGACACCTAAATTTGAGACACAGGCAGAAGTGTATCCAGTTCTGATAGAAGAATTGGGGCAGTTGGTGGATATTCTGAAATCAAAGGAAGGAACTAGTGTTTCTTTGGCTTCAGGGGACCTTTTGTATGAAGGGGATTATCAGAAATGGGCAAAGTTTGCGAACTCGCTAAGGTTAAGAGCTGCAGTTAGGTGGCATAAGGTGTCTGATCAGGCATCCGTAATTCAGGAAATCATGAACAATCCTTTGATTGAAGCGACACCAGAAGGTGCCTTTTTTGAGACGGTGGATGATGAAAGTTTGATCTGGACGGAGATTGGAGGTATGAATGCAGCCAATGCCCTTACAAGATGGGGAGATGAAGGAAAGCCAACAGCAGGTATTCTAAATATCATGACATTTGCGGATGAGGAAATGGCGAATGATGATCCACGCTTGAATACGCTTTTCCTGAAAACCACTGTAGTGGAAAATGCAGGTTCTGCTTACTTCAATAACTTTGTTTCTAGTGCAGCCAAAGCGGAAGCATTTTACAAGCAATGGACTGTAACAGAGTTGGAAGCATTTTACAGTGATCTTCTGGAAAATAATGCAGATGAAGCTGGTGCACAAAAGATAACCAACGCAGCATCTGATGCGGCAAAGTGGGCTGATTTCTCAGGACAGTGGAATGGTCCAAGACTGGGAGAGGAATTGTCTGATGCAGAGTATTATGATGATAGAGTGTATGCAAGGCTAAATGGTGTACCAAAGTATGGTGTATGGACAAATGCGACTAAGCAAGGTATCATGCTGGCTTCAGAAGTATGGTTCCTGAAAGCTGAGGTTTATGCCAATGGTATCGTAGCAGGTGATGCAAAGACGGCTTACCTGAACGGTATTCAGTCTAACTTGGATTATTATAGTGTTGCTTCAAATGCTGCATTTGAGGAAGCTGTTTCAGTAGCGTTTGATGATGCTACAGACAAAACACTTCCAATTGTACAGCAGAAGCTGGTGACACTGTTGGATAATGGGTATGAAGCATACGCAGAAGTAAGAAGAGTAGGGTTTACAAAACTGTTTGTTGCAGATCGTGATTACCTGAAAGTGCCGAAAAACTATGTAGACCTGCCTGGTTCAGAGTCAACAAATAACCCTGCTGGATATTCGTCAGCGCAAGATGCGTTGCAAAACCCGTCCAACTTTTTCTGGGACTGA
- a CDS encoding glycoside hydrolase family 2 TIM barrel-domain containing protein — MNVKRIVLGGLSALCFTMGSTVAQQTRLPHPDLENPNVVQHNKEKARASFMVYSDLVKAKSNDYKSSANYLSLNGIWKFNIAHNPKERPADFYKDNYDVSGWGDIKVPANWEIEGYGIPVYTNHHFEFADPRSNGFTEMPKPNPPFVPQTYNPVGSYKRTFELPADWDGREVFLHIGAIKSAAYIWVNGEKVGYTQGSKTPSEFDLTPCLKKGQNSIAFEVYRWSDASYLEAQDFWRLSGIERDVYLIAAPKVRIRDFAAITNLTNNYTDGTFDLTVDITNHLVKGQKIELQYELYEGKEVTASSSPIHSGSKVLEINGAQESSVQFTADVKDAKVWSAETPNLYTVLLKLKDKKGKELMVTSTRVGFRSSEIKGGQLLVNGKPILIKGVNLHEHNPETGHVVTEEIMRKDIELMKQMNVNAVRTSHYPQQRRWYELCDEYGLYVFDEANIESHGMYYGLHKGGTLGNNPEWEKAHMDRTVSMFERDKNHACVIGWSLGNEAGNGYNFYMTYKWLKSQDSRPVSSERALKEWNTDIYFPMYESPAQIEAYAKKYTDRPLILCEYAHSMGNSSGHLKEYWNLIEQYPNLQGGFIWDWVDQGLLKKDENGNEFFAYGGDYGPDNVPTDGNFLCNGIITPDRKYHPTAFEIKKAYQNIKFEEKDLSNGVITIRNLDFFRGADGYILKASIKADGKIVKQFSDQPLKIEPQMNEALRFDLKDLTIMPNTEYFLDLSVVTADAAPFIPQGFEVAADQFRLPIFKSEAVKQSELAALNVSEKGNILTIGNEQVKWVFDKQKGTFTAYSFNGVAYLKEEQGLKPHFWRSMNDNDFGNRMDKEKIQWKKATLEQTVQSFSYKELEQGKVKVTVVFALTGTETSFTSEYIAFGNGTLQVTGTLHGKENQLDIPRVGMNMVLDRQFENFQYFGRGPWENYSDRNDAAKVDLYASKASDQYVPYIRPQDNGYKTDIRWMALTNQDGKGLLAVANNKALSGSALPYLWSDFDAAKGYEYPEVRLVNQHTNDIVKRDLVEWFIDFKQRGVGGIDSWYSKTLAAYQINAEQDLSYQFTLVPIQSSTSDDILKKVKQLTYNDINQ; from the coding sequence ATGAACGTCAAAAGAATTGTGCTTGGAGGTTTGTCTGCCTTGTGCTTCACCATGGGAAGTACCGTGGCACAGCAGACAAGATTACCCCATCCAGATCTGGAAAACCCAAATGTAGTACAGCATAACAAGGAGAAGGCAAGAGCTTCCTTTATGGTGTACAGTGACTTGGTCAAGGCAAAGTCCAATGATTACAAGTCCTCAGCCAACTATCTCTCATTGAATGGTATCTGGAAATTCAATATTGCACATAACCCAAAAGAACGTCCGGCTGATTTTTATAAGGACAACTATGATGTAAGTGGATGGGGGGATATCAAGGTACCCGCCAACTGGGAAATCGAAGGGTATGGAATTCCTGTTTATACGAATCACCACTTTGAGTTTGCAGACCCAAGATCCAATGGCTTTACGGAGATGCCAAAACCAAACCCACCATTTGTACCGCAAACGTACAATCCGGTAGGCTCCTACAAACGAACTTTTGAACTACCTGCAGACTGGGATGGAAGGGAAGTGTTCCTGCATATTGGGGCGATCAAGTCTGCTGCCTATATCTGGGTGAATGGAGAGAAGGTTGGTTATACTCAAGGTTCCAAGACACCTTCAGAGTTTGATCTTACACCTTGCCTTAAGAAAGGTCAGAACAGCATTGCTTTTGAGGTTTACCGCTGGTCTGATGCCTCTTACCTGGAAGCGCAGGATTTTTGGAGACTGAGTGGCATTGAACGGGATGTGTACCTGATTGCAGCACCAAAAGTGAGAATCAGGGATTTTGCAGCAATCACGAACCTGACCAACAACTATACTGATGGTACCTTTGATCTGACTGTTGATATCACCAATCACTTAGTCAAAGGGCAGAAAATTGAATTGCAGTACGAGCTGTATGAAGGAAAAGAGGTAACAGCTTCTTCAAGCCCAATCCATAGTGGGAGCAAGGTACTGGAGATAAATGGAGCACAGGAAAGCAGTGTACAATTTACGGCTGATGTAAAAGATGCTAAAGTCTGGTCAGCAGAAACACCAAACCTTTACACTGTTCTTCTGAAACTGAAGGACAAGAAAGGAAAGGAGCTGATGGTCACGTCAACTCGGGTAGGTTTCAGAAGTTCAGAAATCAAGGGCGGACAGTTACTGGTAAACGGCAAGCCAATTCTGATCAAAGGAGTCAACCTGCACGAACATAATCCTGAAACAGGACATGTGGTGACAGAAGAAATCATGCGAAAAGACATTGAACTGATGAAGCAGATGAATGTCAATGCAGTGAGGACTTCCCACTATCCGCAGCAGCGAAGATGGTATGAGCTATGTGATGAATATGGCTTGTATGTATTTGATGAAGCCAATATTGAGTCTCACGGGATGTATTATGGACTGCATAAGGGTGGTACGCTAGGGAATAATCCTGAATGGGAAAAAGCCCATATGGATAGGACTGTCAGCATGTTTGAACGGGATAAGAACCATGCCTGTGTTATTGGCTGGTCATTGGGAAATGAAGCTGGTAACGGTTACAATTTCTATATGACTTACAAGTGGCTGAAGTCGCAGGATAGCCGTCCTGTTTCCTCTGAAAGAGCCTTGAAGGAGTGGAATACGGATATCTATTTTCCGATGTATGAGTCTCCTGCCCAGATTGAGGCTTATGCCAAAAAATATACGGATCGTCCGTTGATTCTGTGTGAGTATGCACATTCAATGGGGAACTCCTCAGGTCACCTGAAAGAATACTGGAATTTGATTGAGCAATACCCGAATCTGCAAGGCGGTTTTATCTGGGACTGGGTGGATCAGGGTTTGCTCAAGAAAGACGAAAATGGCAATGAGTTCTTTGCCTATGGTGGTGACTATGGACCAGACAATGTGCCAACAGATGGTAACTTCCTTTGCAACGGGATTATTACACCTGACCGCAAGTACCACCCGACAGCCTTTGAGATCAAGAAAGCATATCAGAATATCAAGTTTGAGGAAAAAGACCTTTCAAATGGGGTGATCACTATCCGAAATCTGGATTTCTTCAGAGGTGCCGATGGATATATCCTGAAAGCGAGCATCAAAGCAGATGGCAAGATAGTGAAGCAGTTTTCAGATCAGCCATTGAAAATCGAGCCTCAAATGAACGAAGCGTTGCGCTTTGATTTGAAAGATTTGACCATTATGCCAAATACGGAATACTTTCTGGACCTATCAGTGGTAACTGCTGATGCGGCTCCGTTTATTCCCCAAGGTTTTGAAGTGGCAGCAGACCAATTCAGGTTACCAATTTTCAAAAGCGAAGCAGTCAAGCAAAGTGAACTGGCAGCACTGAATGTCTCAGAAAAAGGGAATATCCTGACCATTGGGAATGAGCAGGTAAAATGGGTATTCGATAAGCAGAAAGGAACATTTACTGCATATTCATTCAATGGCGTAGCGTATCTGAAAGAAGAACAGGGATTGAAGCCTCACTTCTGGAGAAGTATGAACGACAACGATTTCGGTAACCGAATGGATAAGGAGAAAATCCAGTGGAAGAAAGCGACCTTGGAACAAACCGTTCAATCCTTCTCTTATAAGGAGCTGGAGCAAGGTAAGGTCAAAGTAACCGTCGTGTTTGCCCTGACGGGAACAGAAACTTCTTTCACTTCAGAATATATTGCGTTTGGGAACGGAACCTTGCAGGTGACTGGTACGCTTCACGGTAAGGAGAACCAGTTGGATATACCGAGAGTGGGCATGAATATGGTCTTGGACAGACAGTTTGAAAACTTCCAGTATTTCGGTAGAGGTCCTTGGGAAAACTACAGTGACCGTAATGATGCTGCAAAGGTAGATCTCTATGCAAGCAAGGCAAGTGACCAGTATGTACCATATATCAGACCACAAGATAATGGGTACAAGACAGACATCCGCTGGATGGCACTGACCAATCAGGATGGAAAGGGCTTGCTAGCTGTTGCGAATAACAAAGCACTGTCAGGAAGTGCACTGCCTTACCTGTGGAGTGACTTTGATGCGGCTAAAGGTTATGAATATCCTGAAGTGAGGTTAGTTAACCAACATACAAATGATATTGTGAAACGCGATCTGGTGGAGTGGTTTATTGATTTCAAGCAAAGGGGAGTAGGAGGTATAGACAGCTGGTATTCCAAAACGTTAGCTGCTTATCAAATAAATGCGGAGCAGGATCTCAGTTACCAGTTTACATTGGTACCAATTCAGTCCAGTACTTCAGATGATATTCTTAAGAAGGTCAAGCAATTGACTTACAATGATATAAATCAATAG